The Pelmatolapia mariae isolate MD_Pm_ZW linkage group LG10_11, Pm_UMD_F_2, whole genome shotgun sequence genome includes a region encoding these proteins:
- the LOC134636602 gene encoding phosphatidylinositol 4-phosphate 5-kinase type-1 alpha-like isoform X1: MATAGTADMGSTAPTGTSSIRKMAPAEMPGSSGMSMKKTIGHRGVETTTGETTYKKTTSSALKGAIQLGIAHTVGSLSQKAERDVLMQDFVVVESIFFPSEGSNLTPAHHYSDFRFKTYAPIAFRYFRELFGIRPDDYLYSLCNEPLIELSNPGASGSLFYVSSDDEFIIKTVQHKEAEFLQKLLPGYFMNINQNKRTLLPKFYGLYCVQAGGKNIRIVVMNNLLPRIIPMHLKYDLKGSTYKRRASPKEREKAVPTHKDLDFIQDMPDGLLLEAENYNALCKTIQRDCLLLQSFKIMDYSLLMGIHNMDQASREKERSGGSLVDNTGSEGAVTPDQRRPQAQKSLYCTAMESIQGEARGKGALDSEDHMGGIPARNSKGERLLIYIGIIDILQSYRFIKKLEHSWKALVHDGDTVSVHRPGFYAERFQQFMCNTVFKKIPLKPSPSKKSRGGGQAGLRRAPTLGAPTPLSHATGQSSVDSRLVYHSHFKSTESEADSGVQSGRPDLVPRTPPLVDNPADCEANLSTSSQGSTGVVSTSPPLRSVGVEVHKSANTDCDQAVSHSLGVEGAADNSGNLSGNEDVVSLSDIVPETNICF, encoded by the exons ATGGCGACTGCTGGAACAGCAGACATGGGATCCACAGCCCCGACAG ggACCAGCAGCATTCGAAAAATGGCCCCCGCCGAG ATGCCCGGCTCTTCAGGCATGAGTATGAAGAAGACCATTGGACACCGGGGCGTTGAGACTACCACAGGAGAAACTACTTACAAAAAA ACTACGTCATCTGCCCTAAAGGGAGCAATCCAATTGGGCATCGCTCACACAGTTGGCAGCTTAAGTCAAAAGGCGGAGAGGGATGTTCTCATGCAGGACTTTGTGGTTGTTGAAAGCATCTTCTTCCCGAG CGAAGGCAGTAACCTGACCCCTGCTCATCACTACAGTGACTTCCGCTTTAAGACCTATGCTCCTATCGCCTTTCGTTACTTCAGGGAACTGTTTGGCATTCGGCCAGATGACTACCTG TATTCTCTGTGTAATGAGCCGCTGATCGAGCTGTCGAACCCCGGAGCCAGCGGTTCCCTCTTCTACGTCTCCAGTGATGATGAGTTTATCATCAAGACTGTCCAACACAAAGAGGCAGAGTTTCTCCAGAAACTGCTGCCTGGATACTTCATG AATATAAACCAAAACAAGCGCACCCTGCTGCCTAAGTTTTATGGACTGTATTGCGTTCAGGCAGGCGGTAAGAATATCCGTATTGTTGTGATGAACAATCTCCTGCCCCGAATCATCCCCATGCACCTCAAGTATGACCTGAAAGGCTCCACCTATAAGAGACGGGCTTCCCCtaaggagagagagaaggctGTCCCCACTCACAAAGACCTGGACTTCATCCAGGACATGCCTGATGGCCTGCTGCTGGAAGCAGAAAACTACAATGCTCTGTGCAAGACTATACAGAGGGACTGCCTG CTCCTGCAGAGTTTCAAGATCATGGATTACAGTCTGTTGATGGGCATCCACAACATGGACCAGGCCAGCAGAGAAAAGGAGCGTAGCGGAGGCAGTTTGGTCGACAATACGGGGTCCGAAGGAGCAGTGACCCCAGATCAGCGCCGACCACAAGCCCAGAAAAGTCTGTATTGCACCGCCATGGAGTCCATCCAGGGGGAGGCTCGAGGGAAGGGAGCTTTGGATTCAGAAGATCA CATGGGTGGTATTCCTGCTCGCAATAGCAAAGGAGAGAGGTTGCTGATCTACATCGGCATCATCGATATTCTCCAATCTTACAG GTTTATTAAGAAGTTGGAGCACTCCTGGAAGGCGCTGGTCCATGATGGG GACACAGTTTCAGTTCACAGACCTGGCTTCTATGCAGAGCGCTTCCAACAATTCATGTGCAACACAGTGTTCAAGAAAATTCCAC TTAAACCATCACCATCCAAGAAAAGCCGTGGTGGAGGTCAGGCAGGGCTTAGGAGGGCGCCCACTCTTGGAGCACCCACACCGCTCTCCCACGCGACAGGACAGTCATCTGTGGATTCCAGACTAGTTTACCACTCCCATTTTAAAAGCACAGAGTCCGAGGCGGACAGCG gtgTGCAGTCAGGAAGGCCGGATCTGGTTCCTAGGACTCCTCCGCTGGTAGACAACCCTGCAGACTGTGAGGCCAATCTGTCCACCTCATCACAAGGCAGCACAGGAGTTGTCTCCACCTCTCCTCCCCTGCG CTCTGTAGGCGTGGAAGTGCACAAATCGGCAAACACGGACTGTGACCAGGCTGTTTCCCACAG TTTGGGAGTAGAAGGGGCTGCAGATAATTCAGGCAACCTGTCTGGAAATGAAGATGTAGTTTCTCTGTCGGACATCGTCCCTGAGACCAACATCTGTTTC taa
- the LOC134636602 gene encoding phosphatidylinositol 4-phosphate 5-kinase type-1 alpha-like isoform X2 produces the protein MAFRTSSIRKMAPAEMPGSSGMSMKKTIGHRGVETTTGETTYKKTTSSALKGAIQLGIAHTVGSLSQKAERDVLMQDFVVVESIFFPSEGSNLTPAHHYSDFRFKTYAPIAFRYFRELFGIRPDDYLYSLCNEPLIELSNPGASGSLFYVSSDDEFIIKTVQHKEAEFLQKLLPGYFMNINQNKRTLLPKFYGLYCVQAGGKNIRIVVMNNLLPRIIPMHLKYDLKGSTYKRRASPKEREKAVPTHKDLDFIQDMPDGLLLEAENYNALCKTIQRDCLLLQSFKIMDYSLLMGIHNMDQASREKERSGGSLVDNTGSEGAVTPDQRRPQAQKSLYCTAMESIQGEARGKGALDSEDHMGGIPARNSKGERLLIYIGIIDILQSYRFIKKLEHSWKALVHDGDTVSVHRPGFYAERFQQFMCNTVFKKIPLKPSPSKKSRGGGQAGLRRAPTLGAPTPLSHATGQSSVDSRLVYHSHFKSTESEADSGVQSGRPDLVPRTPPLVDNPADCEANLSTSSQGSTGVVSTSPPLRSVGVEVHKSANTDCDQAVSHSLGVEGAADNSGNLSGNEDVVSLSDIVPETNICF, from the exons ATGGCATTCA ggACCAGCAGCATTCGAAAAATGGCCCCCGCCGAG ATGCCCGGCTCTTCAGGCATGAGTATGAAGAAGACCATTGGACACCGGGGCGTTGAGACTACCACAGGAGAAACTACTTACAAAAAA ACTACGTCATCTGCCCTAAAGGGAGCAATCCAATTGGGCATCGCTCACACAGTTGGCAGCTTAAGTCAAAAGGCGGAGAGGGATGTTCTCATGCAGGACTTTGTGGTTGTTGAAAGCATCTTCTTCCCGAG CGAAGGCAGTAACCTGACCCCTGCTCATCACTACAGTGACTTCCGCTTTAAGACCTATGCTCCTATCGCCTTTCGTTACTTCAGGGAACTGTTTGGCATTCGGCCAGATGACTACCTG TATTCTCTGTGTAATGAGCCGCTGATCGAGCTGTCGAACCCCGGAGCCAGCGGTTCCCTCTTCTACGTCTCCAGTGATGATGAGTTTATCATCAAGACTGTCCAACACAAAGAGGCAGAGTTTCTCCAGAAACTGCTGCCTGGATACTTCATG AATATAAACCAAAACAAGCGCACCCTGCTGCCTAAGTTTTATGGACTGTATTGCGTTCAGGCAGGCGGTAAGAATATCCGTATTGTTGTGATGAACAATCTCCTGCCCCGAATCATCCCCATGCACCTCAAGTATGACCTGAAAGGCTCCACCTATAAGAGACGGGCTTCCCCtaaggagagagagaaggctGTCCCCACTCACAAAGACCTGGACTTCATCCAGGACATGCCTGATGGCCTGCTGCTGGAAGCAGAAAACTACAATGCTCTGTGCAAGACTATACAGAGGGACTGCCTG CTCCTGCAGAGTTTCAAGATCATGGATTACAGTCTGTTGATGGGCATCCACAACATGGACCAGGCCAGCAGAGAAAAGGAGCGTAGCGGAGGCAGTTTGGTCGACAATACGGGGTCCGAAGGAGCAGTGACCCCAGATCAGCGCCGACCACAAGCCCAGAAAAGTCTGTATTGCACCGCCATGGAGTCCATCCAGGGGGAGGCTCGAGGGAAGGGAGCTTTGGATTCAGAAGATCA CATGGGTGGTATTCCTGCTCGCAATAGCAAAGGAGAGAGGTTGCTGATCTACATCGGCATCATCGATATTCTCCAATCTTACAG GTTTATTAAGAAGTTGGAGCACTCCTGGAAGGCGCTGGTCCATGATGGG GACACAGTTTCAGTTCACAGACCTGGCTTCTATGCAGAGCGCTTCCAACAATTCATGTGCAACACAGTGTTCAAGAAAATTCCAC TTAAACCATCACCATCCAAGAAAAGCCGTGGTGGAGGTCAGGCAGGGCTTAGGAGGGCGCCCACTCTTGGAGCACCCACACCGCTCTCCCACGCGACAGGACAGTCATCTGTGGATTCCAGACTAGTTTACCACTCCCATTTTAAAAGCACAGAGTCCGAGGCGGACAGCG gtgTGCAGTCAGGAAGGCCGGATCTGGTTCCTAGGACTCCTCCGCTGGTAGACAACCCTGCAGACTGTGAGGCCAATCTGTCCACCTCATCACAAGGCAGCACAGGAGTTGTCTCCACCTCTCCTCCCCTGCG CTCTGTAGGCGTGGAAGTGCACAAATCGGCAAACACGGACTGTGACCAGGCTGTTTCCCACAG TTTGGGAGTAGAAGGGGCTGCAGATAATTCAGGCAACCTGTCTGGAAATGAAGATGTAGTTTCTCTGTCGGACATCGTCCCTGAGACCAACATCTGTTTC taa
- the LOC134636602 gene encoding phosphatidylinositol 4-phosphate 5-kinase type-1 alpha-like isoform X3 — translation MAPAEMPGSSGMSMKKTIGHRGVETTTGETTYKKTTSSALKGAIQLGIAHTVGSLSQKAERDVLMQDFVVVESIFFPSEGSNLTPAHHYSDFRFKTYAPIAFRYFRELFGIRPDDYLYSLCNEPLIELSNPGASGSLFYVSSDDEFIIKTVQHKEAEFLQKLLPGYFMNINQNKRTLLPKFYGLYCVQAGGKNIRIVVMNNLLPRIIPMHLKYDLKGSTYKRRASPKEREKAVPTHKDLDFIQDMPDGLLLEAENYNALCKTIQRDCLLLQSFKIMDYSLLMGIHNMDQASREKERSGGSLVDNTGSEGAVTPDQRRPQAQKSLYCTAMESIQGEARGKGALDSEDHMGGIPARNSKGERLLIYIGIIDILQSYRFIKKLEHSWKALVHDGDTVSVHRPGFYAERFQQFMCNTVFKKIPLKPSPSKKSRGGGQAGLRRAPTLGAPTPLSHATGQSSVDSRLVYHSHFKSTESEADSGVQSGRPDLVPRTPPLVDNPADCEANLSTSSQGSTGVVSTSPPLRSVGVEVHKSANTDCDQAVSHSLGVEGAADNSGNLSGNEDVVSLSDIVPETNICF, via the exons ATGGCCCCCGCCGAG ATGCCCGGCTCTTCAGGCATGAGTATGAAGAAGACCATTGGACACCGGGGCGTTGAGACTACCACAGGAGAAACTACTTACAAAAAA ACTACGTCATCTGCCCTAAAGGGAGCAATCCAATTGGGCATCGCTCACACAGTTGGCAGCTTAAGTCAAAAGGCGGAGAGGGATGTTCTCATGCAGGACTTTGTGGTTGTTGAAAGCATCTTCTTCCCGAG CGAAGGCAGTAACCTGACCCCTGCTCATCACTACAGTGACTTCCGCTTTAAGACCTATGCTCCTATCGCCTTTCGTTACTTCAGGGAACTGTTTGGCATTCGGCCAGATGACTACCTG TATTCTCTGTGTAATGAGCCGCTGATCGAGCTGTCGAACCCCGGAGCCAGCGGTTCCCTCTTCTACGTCTCCAGTGATGATGAGTTTATCATCAAGACTGTCCAACACAAAGAGGCAGAGTTTCTCCAGAAACTGCTGCCTGGATACTTCATG AATATAAACCAAAACAAGCGCACCCTGCTGCCTAAGTTTTATGGACTGTATTGCGTTCAGGCAGGCGGTAAGAATATCCGTATTGTTGTGATGAACAATCTCCTGCCCCGAATCATCCCCATGCACCTCAAGTATGACCTGAAAGGCTCCACCTATAAGAGACGGGCTTCCCCtaaggagagagagaaggctGTCCCCACTCACAAAGACCTGGACTTCATCCAGGACATGCCTGATGGCCTGCTGCTGGAAGCAGAAAACTACAATGCTCTGTGCAAGACTATACAGAGGGACTGCCTG CTCCTGCAGAGTTTCAAGATCATGGATTACAGTCTGTTGATGGGCATCCACAACATGGACCAGGCCAGCAGAGAAAAGGAGCGTAGCGGAGGCAGTTTGGTCGACAATACGGGGTCCGAAGGAGCAGTGACCCCAGATCAGCGCCGACCACAAGCCCAGAAAAGTCTGTATTGCACCGCCATGGAGTCCATCCAGGGGGAGGCTCGAGGGAAGGGAGCTTTGGATTCAGAAGATCA CATGGGTGGTATTCCTGCTCGCAATAGCAAAGGAGAGAGGTTGCTGATCTACATCGGCATCATCGATATTCTCCAATCTTACAG GTTTATTAAGAAGTTGGAGCACTCCTGGAAGGCGCTGGTCCATGATGGG GACACAGTTTCAGTTCACAGACCTGGCTTCTATGCAGAGCGCTTCCAACAATTCATGTGCAACACAGTGTTCAAGAAAATTCCAC TTAAACCATCACCATCCAAGAAAAGCCGTGGTGGAGGTCAGGCAGGGCTTAGGAGGGCGCCCACTCTTGGAGCACCCACACCGCTCTCCCACGCGACAGGACAGTCATCTGTGGATTCCAGACTAGTTTACCACTCCCATTTTAAAAGCACAGAGTCCGAGGCGGACAGCG gtgTGCAGTCAGGAAGGCCGGATCTGGTTCCTAGGACTCCTCCGCTGGTAGACAACCCTGCAGACTGTGAGGCCAATCTGTCCACCTCATCACAAGGCAGCACAGGAGTTGTCTCCACCTCTCCTCCCCTGCG CTCTGTAGGCGTGGAAGTGCACAAATCGGCAAACACGGACTGTGACCAGGCTGTTTCCCACAG TTTGGGAGTAGAAGGGGCTGCAGATAATTCAGGCAACCTGTCTGGAAATGAAGATGTAGTTTCTCTGTCGGACATCGTCCCTGAGACCAACATCTGTTTC taa
- the LOC134636326 gene encoding 26S proteasome non-ATPase regulatory subunit 4-like produces MVLESTMVCVDNSEYMRNGDFLPTRLQAQQDAVNIVCHSKTRSNPENNVGLISMANNCEVLTTLTPDTGRILSKLHAVQPCGNISFCTGIRVAHLALKHRQGKNHKMRIIAFVGSPVCDNEKELVKMAKRLKKEKVNVDVINFGEEAMNTEKLTAFINTLNGKEGAGSHLVTVPPGPSLADALLSSPILAGEGGAMLGLGASDFEFGVDPSADPELALALRVSMEEQRQRQEDEARRAAVASAAEAGISSPAADESEDALLKMSVPHTDSATPALPDFSRMTEDEQIAYALQMSMQGAGAEFGAEDMDTGADIDSSEAKDEEDYDVMQDPEFLQSVLENLPGVDPNNEAIRNAMGSLASQTGSKPDAKKDEEKKK; encoded by the exons ATGGTGCTTGAAAGCACTATGGTCTG TGTGGACAACAGTGAGTACATGCGAAATGGAGACTTTCTACCCACTCGGCTGCAGGCTCAGCAGGATGCTGTTAACATCGTATGTCACTCAAAGACTCGCAGCAACCCTGAAAACAACGTGGGCCTCATCTCCATGGCAAA caactgtgaggTGCTGACCACGCTGACTCCGGATACGGGGAGGATACTGTCGAAGCTGCATGCTGTGCAGCCATGTGGAAACATTAGCTTCTGCACCGGTATCAGGGTGGCGCAT TTGGCGCTGAAGCACAGACAGGGCAAAAACCACAAGATGCGTATAATTGCATTTGTTGGCAGCCCAGTGTGTGACAACGAAAAAGAA TTGGTCAAAATGGCAAAGCGTCTGAAGAAAGAAAAGGTCAATGTAGATGTCATTAACTTTGGAGAGgag GCGATGAACACAGAGAAGCTGACAGCCTTCATCAACACGCTGAATGGCAAAGAGGGAGCAGGTTCCCACCTGGTCACAGTACCCCCGGGTCCCAGTCTTGCCGATGCCCTGCTGTCCTCACCCATTCTGGCAGGAGAGGGTGGTGCCATGTTGGGTCTGGGTGCCAGTGACTTTGAGTTTGGAGTAGATCCCAGTGCAGACCCTGAGCTGGCTTTG GCTCTGCGTGTGTCCATGGAGGAGCAGAGACAGCGACAGGAGGATGAAGCTCGCAGAGCCGCTGTTGCATCAGCTGCTGAAGCTGGCATTTCCTCCCCAGCTGCAGATG AGTCTGAGGATGCCTTGTTGAAGATGTCTGTTCCACATACAGACTCAGCCACACCTGCCCTACCAGACTTTAGCCGCATGACAGAGGATGAGCAGATTGCCTATGCTCTGCAGATGTCCATGCAGGGAGCAGGAGCAG AGTTTGGTGCTGAGGACATGGATACAGGTGCTGACATCGACTCCAGTGAAGCTAAG GATGAAGAGGATTATGATGTTATGCAGGATCCGGAGTTCCTCCAGAGTGTTTTAGAAAACCTTCCTGGGGTCGACCCCAACAACGAGGCCATTCGTAATGCCATGGGCTCTCTAGCTTCTCAAACAGGCTCTAAACCCGACGCCAAGAAGgacgaggagaaaaagaaatga